One region of Armigeres subalbatus isolate Guangzhou_Male chromosome 3, GZ_Asu_2, whole genome shotgun sequence genomic DNA includes:
- the LOC134221308 gene encoding uncharacterized protein LOC134221308 produces MGKLRRWLKSLANKSPISYQSLDSNSLCSSTGTGDIESAASVDNLYEDIENSNAADLRDPISYSLYLRQHFIDLRHLSAPQNNGDMSYIRNISVAASDEDVEQYQFNETDLLKRARNKTCSQNLPRICIRSSETIWRKPNPTASFESWYAGWVFRTDMNKLERQSKKRVKDRLSDGTVWED; encoded by the exons ATGGGTAAACTTCGCCGTTGGTTGAAATCGTTAGCTAATAAATCACCCATTAGCTATCAAAGTTTGGATAGTAATAGCCTTTGCAGCAGCACCGGAACCGGTGACATTGAATCCGCTGCAAGCGTGGATAATTTGTACGAAGATATTGAGAATAGTAACGCAGCCGATCTAAGGGATCCCAt ATCATACAGTCTATATCTACGACAGCACTTCATTGATCTACGGCATTTGTCTGCACCACAGAACAACGGCGATATGTCTTATATCCGAAATATTTCTGTTGCAGCTAGTGATGAAGATGTTGAACAATATCAGTTCAACGAAACAGATTTGCTG AAACGAGCCCGCAATAAAACATGTTCACAGAACTTACCACGGATTTGCATCCGTAGCAGCGAAACGATTTGGAGGAAGCCGAATCCTACGGCGAGTTTTGAATCCTGGTACGCCGGATGGGTGTTTCGGACGGACATGAACAAACTGGAGAGGCAATCTAAGAAACGGGTCAAAGACAGACTTTCGGACGGAACTGTGTGGGAGGACTAG